ttattttatttaaaatatctatttatttatttagaggatgttgataaaaaatctttttgaaaactttaatgTCATAATGGTCAATTTACTAACTTATATGATTGAATGAGTAATaatgctattattttaatcattataacTCGTAATATAGCGAtatcttaaagttttttttatttttttccagtGGGAGATTTGAAATCTATTTCATAACTGAACAACCAGTTGCTTAGCGGAAACTTGCTGgtagttattttatacagaaaatattatacactGAATAGTATTACCAAATAATAGAAACATATAATGTGgttaaataatgttagttgaaatatttattaattaaaaaatatatttatcttttgccttaaaatgttatcttcCCTAAATTACTGTAAATTATCCATAAAAGAACAGTTACCAAAATAATAgagttttcataataaaaaaaatgtgtaatcaGTTAgctaaaatattgaaaaaaaaaaacttatgacTTCTTTAATGATGTACCATAATTTATGATGCaactgatattaataattattacaataattccCACCACTTTTaatgaattcaataaaattttaacaatcatagaaataaaatatgactatggtgttaatacatatgtataatcaGTGTTCAATACTTAGATTACGATAAAAATCTTCAGcggaattatattatctatctattacaaacatatataagaaaataaaggaggacaatttaattcattgttGCCTTACACATTCCTTAAACATGTCTAAGACGACATTTGTGTCCGTATTATTTCTTTGTGTGTTCTCTGCTGGAGCTCAAAGCTCTCTGCAAACTGTTGatggaaaaatacatatccACGTCGGTTTGACTTCTGGATGCAGAGACGCGAGAGGATTTATGTCTCAAATTCGACAAACTTATGACTTGTATAAGGAtcatattgaaatacaattcGTACCGTGGGCGAGAACGATAAGAGATGGAAATGGAAATCTTATCTGCCAATTTGGGGAACAAGATTGCTTTGCAAACCGTGTTTTTAGATGCTCCTTGATTTTGTTAAAGGAAAAACCAGATGCCCAAGTTGACTACATGGCCTGTGAAATGTCTTCACCATTCCCTGCATTCTCAGATCAGAGCCTCCGTTGTGTCAAGAATGTTGGTCTGGATCTAGATGAAGTGAATAATTGTTTGGCAGTAAATGGAGATAAACTAGAAGTTGAGGCAGAAAAACTCGCTGCGAAACCGATGGCTGCTATAAACTTTGTACcttacattgtttttaataatgtgatTGATCGCGATATGAGTTTTCGGGCTTTCTTTAACCTTGAAAACCTTGTTTGTTCTGCATTAAGAGATGACCCTTCTACCGGTGTTAAAAATTgcaaactataaaataatttctttcaagATTTATGTcactaaaagtaattaaaactgataattaaattactatgaatattttcaatacaccTCTACACAGTTAGTATCAGATTGTcattaattcaaatacaatccgatatagaaataaattttaggaaACGGTTTTCAAATAGCTACACAGctatttgaaaacattaataataactactgttacatttattattgtatgatatttcgatttcaaaatatataatattctatttcatttacatttataacatgtCTTTCAAACAAACCTGGTAACGGATGCATACTCCTAAGTGCATTTTGTTTTAGTCCAATTAAGCTgtcattaattattcttaacaaTTAAACTTCAGTAGCACTTCCTATAAACCAGTAGTAGACTGCCAGGAGCATTGCCTAAAAAccattttggttttaaatgtgcttaaaattttgagagtaaataaaaaacttaatgttatataatattattttaaaaagaactgAATCATGGTTGTAACCATTACAGctggtaaaaaaataagtaggCAGTAATGACTTAGATAATAAGTGCACTATCTACTAATAGTAGAAATTATTCACTCTTTTCCTCATATCATGTAACTGCCGTCGATCAATTGTGTTCAAACTCCTGCTAGTGTATCCTGTAGGTAACCGAGAGACTAACTATTTCATACCTGTGTtcaaactaattatttaattaaaaccaagAAAATATTGATCAGGCAGAGAATATGTTGCTTCAGATTCCACCAGACACTGGTCAGAGGTCCCAAACGATGATAAGATTTCAATCCTGACTCTGTATATCTCTATTATCACCAAAAAGTAATTCCAATTAGCCATGTAGCTGTCCACATCAGAtactattgtaattttgtttaaaaccaGCCAATCTTGATGGTTGACATTCAAGTTTCATAAAAAGACTGGTGCCGAAGGTTACTGAAGTTTTGCAACATGCAGCCTCACTAAAATAATCGAATAACTGAGTCGTTTTGCTGGTCACCTCTGTACGCGGGCATAAACTATTTTGGCCATATCTGTATCCAACATCACCTAGACTatagaaatagaaattttaccTAGACTATAGAAATAGACTATAGAATAGAAATTTTACCTAGACTATAGAAATAGACTATAGAAATTTTGGGGACTTCGGGGTGACAAAGACGCTGAATGTAATGTTAGAACTATACTTTTAAAGccattcaaaaacaaaatttttaaatgtttttggtGACTATACAACTATATAAAgccaaaactaaataataatatctagaaatatacatagaattaataaaaaatattcgaataaaataatatttaaagacacTTTAATAGACTTATTCTTTGGATGTTCTTCTTTTACTcaagaaaatacaatattatattccttatttaaaattctacttAAGATGGGGAGGCACAAATAAAGTTACCCTCGTGCATGGTTCTTATAAACttcacaaacaaaaacaactctaaaac
This genomic window from Danaus plexippus chromosome 14, MEX_DaPlex, whole genome shotgun sequence contains:
- the LOC116769783 gene encoding uncharacterized protein LOC116769783; the protein is MSKTTFVSVLFLCVFSAGAQSSLQTVDGKIHIHVGLTSGCRDARGFMSQIRQTYDLYKDHIEIQFVPWARTIRDGNGNLICQFGEQDCFANRVFRCSLILLKEKPDAQVDYMACEMSSPFPAFSDQSLRCVKNVGLDLDEVNNCLAVNGDKLEVEAEKLAAKPMAAINFVPYIVFNNVIDRDMSFRAFFNLENLVCSALRDDPSTGVKNCKL